CCGTGGCCGCCAGCGTCGGCGCCGCCCGCACACGGGAGATGCTCTACACCGGCCGCCAGTACGACGCGGCCGACGCGGCGCGGATCGGCCTCGTGCTCGACGTGGTCGCCGACCGCGCCGCGCTTGACCGGCATATCGACGACACGGCCGCGACCATCGCCGCCAACGCGCCGCTGACCCAGCGCGCCTGCAAGCTGATGCTCAAGCAGATCGCGCGGCGCGACGCGCCGCCGGACGTCGCCTACTGCCACCTTCTGGCCGACGAGGTCTACGCCAGCGCCGACTACGCCGAGGGCCGCCGGGCGCGCGACGAGAAGCGCAAGCCGGCGTTCACGGGACGCTGATCGGGATTCCGTGCCGTATTCTCCCTCTCCGCCGCGCAGCGGGGGAGAGGGCGGGGCCCATGCGAAGCATGGAACGCCGTATCGGTGAAGCCGATACGGCGGGGGTGAGGTGGTGTTCGTATCGGTAGCGATGTCGCTTGGGGAAGCGAAGTATGTCGATATCGAACCCCGGTGACTCCACGGCCGCCCACCTCACCCTTCCCGCGCTGCGCGCGGGCCCCTTCCCTCTCCCCCCGCAAGCGGGCGGAGAGGGAGAAAACACCGCGCCATCTGAAAGACGCACCCTCTCGGAACGCCCCCACCCGTGACAGCCGGCGCGGGATGTCGCAACATCGCGCCACCCCCCGACTCCCGCAGGAGGCCGCCATGGTGGCGCCCAGCAAATTCGCCCACGTCGTCTACAACACGCACCGCTACGAGGAGATGATCGACTGGTACCTCAAGGTGTTCGAGGCGCGGATCCAGCACCGCGACGACCGGCTGGCGTTCCTGACCTACGACGACGAGCACCACCGCTTCGCCTTCCTCAATCTCGGCCCGATGCCCCCGGGCGGGCTGCCGGCGCGGATCGGCAACGAGGTCGGCGTCAACCACCTCGCCTACACCTGGAACGGGCTCGGCGAGCTGGTGGGGACCTACAAGCGCCTGAAGGCGATGGGCGTGACGCCGTTCCGGCCGATCCGACACGGGCTGACGCTGTCGATGTACTACCGCGATCCCGACCACAACGGCCTGGAGTTCCAGATCGACCTGATGGACGCCGCGCTGGCCAACGACTTCATGGCCGGCGAGGCGTTCGCGGCCAATCCCGTGGGCGAGCCGTTCGATCCCGACGCGCTGGCGGCGCGCTACGAGTCCGGCCGGCCGGTCGACGATCTGATCTTCCGGTCGGACCAGCCGGAGAGCGCGGCGGCGACGCCGATCGCCGCCATGGACGCCACCACCAAGGCCCGGTTCGGCGCCAGCCCGAGCGGTCGCGCCTGAGATCGCGCGCCGGCGCGGCGGACATATGACGACGCCCGCGCTGGACGCCGCGGCGGGGCCGCTCGCCGGGCTGCGCGTGCTGGAGATCGGGCATTTCGTGGCGGCGCCGTTCTGCGCCCGGCTGCTGGCCGATCTCGGCGCCGACGTCATCAAGATCGAGCCGCCGGGCAAAGGCGATCCCGTGCGCGGCTGGGGCGGAAGCATCGACGACAAGTCGCTGTGGTGGTCGGTGCACGGGCGCAACAAGCGCTGCGTCACGCTCGATCTCAAGCACGCCCGCGCGCGCGACATCGTCCTCGGACTGGTCCGGCGA
The genomic region above belongs to Rhodospirillales bacterium and contains:
- a CDS encoding VOC family protein: MVAPSKFAHVVYNTHRYEEMIDWYLKVFEARIQHRDDRLAFLTYDDEHHRFAFLNLGPMPPGGLPARIGNEVGVNHLAYTWNGLGELVGTYKRLKAMGVTPFRPIRHGLTLSMYYRDPDHNGLEFQIDLMDAALANDFMAGEAFAANPVGEPFDPDALAARYESGRPVDDLIFRSDQPESAAATPIAAMDATTKARFGASPSGRA